ACgtggaaaaatattttttattcaggTATATATGTATAAGTTTCTCTGCAAGTTTTGGAAGGATAGGCATGCTGTCTACCCTTTTATTTTGGCACTTTGAGataatgaaaaaattttgataaagtTTGTCCATATTGTTTGGAATAGGTTTTTGTGTAAAACTATATTTTTCAAACAAGCAAGAAAACATAAGTATTGTGATGATATAAAAAGGACAGAAGCTTTGTCTACCACCTTTATGACAAGGTTTGGGAACATAACCATGTGTCATGTGTGGTTGTGTACTATAGATTCAGATTTCAACCCAATCCTCAAATTTACCTCGGTATATAGATACTATTTCGGTCACAAATTTGCTTAAGTACGTTTCAGTCAGATCTTCAAACAGATGTGATGATGTAACGTATAACTAGAACCTATCACCGTTTAAGTAATTTGTTGCTTTCTTTTAATGATTCATTCTCTCCTTGTCAATGGACTTTGATTTGGAAAGACAGAGAAGTGTTGTTTGAAGCTGTTGTATATAGTAATTTTGATATGGTTTTTACTCTAACTTTTGGCGTGCAATCTctgtttttcaatttcaatAGCTGAAATTGTCCCCACCACCCTGGTTGTGAAGCATGCAAGGCAATTCATCGAGAAGAATGGCATAAAAAGCGACCTTAGATGCGTATTGGTTCTAGTAGTGGCCGGCCATAAAAGTTCTCTGTTCCTTTCTTCACCcatcaaacaaggaaaagatcAAAACACATTATTTTTTGGTTTCCTCCTATGCAATGCACCGAATGATCACTTCACTTCACTTCTCTGTTTAATTTCTCGCTTTAGTGTTTGTCACTACTTCACTTTTATATATGCTCTTCACATTCCATATTTCTCTGTTACAACTACTCCACCatctttttcgaaaaatattagCTGATCAACacttttttcttaaatttatcttatatttaaattaacaTTAACTAACTCGCTGTCTTTCTACACTAAAAATATTGGCCCCTTAATATTATTTTGCTTCACGAATatctttatatttatatctTCATTTCACATTCTCGTCATAAGATCATATTCTTACAAGAAACTTATCGCTTAATTCCCACCTTCCTTCTCATCCGAACTCTTTGAGTTTGAAATGGCCACAAACATTTGGCATGCGAAATGGAAACAAGTGGAAGAAAACGATcaggaagaagatgaagatgaagaacTGGAAGCATTGTCACTTTGTGATCTTCCGGTGAATTCAATCGAACAAGAAGATCTGCCAAGAAAACCACCAGCTTCTCAGATAAGCGAAACTAGAGAAGCGGAATTCGATTTCTGCTCATGGGGTGGCCCGGTAGAAATGTGTTCAGCAGATGAAGTTTTCTTCCAAGGCCAAATGCTCCCATTGTGTGTCTCATCAAAATCCACCACTTCCCAGCGTTATGGCCAGAAACATGAGTGGCTATTTGAATCAAGGTCAGAATCCATGGACCATTTTTCTTCAAGCGAGTTTCATAGCAGTAGCAGTAGAAGCAGCAGTTTAAGAAGTCAAAACTCATGTAGTAGCACCAGCTCCACCACCATCaccacaagaacaacaagaacttCTAATGCTAGAAGAGAAGTTCGTGGTCATCAATTTTACACGCATCATCCAAGTCCCAAACCTCAGTTGAAAGCAAATATTACAAGACAAGGAAGCTTTGGTAATAATCATGGTAGAAAATCATCATCAGCATGGGATATTTTCCGTCTAGGTGTGGTTCCTGCACCTGAGATAGGTTTACAAGATATTAAGGTTCGTAGTACCAACAATGTTAATAGCAAAAATTATAGTaacttcaatttcaatttcaacgCTAATGTCGCCACTACCAATAATAGTGTTGAAATGAGTAACAACATTAGCGGAAAGAGCAAGAACGTTTTGAAGCAGTTTATGAACAAAGGTAGTGGTTTATTCAGTGGTTGTAAGTGCTCATCAATTGAAACGGTTGAGGCGGACATTGCTATGATTGGTGGTCACACAAAAAAGTCAAATGAGACAGAGGGCACAGTGCACGCCATGAAAGAAAAAGTGGTGGAACAAAAGAGGCAGAACAGTAAGGTAAAGCAGGGAAAGAAGGGTGTGCCACGTCATCAGCAAAGCTTTGAATGGATGAAGGGGCTTTTAAATAATACGAAGTATCACGATGAGGAGGCTTTGTTATCATCAAGCTCATGAATTATTGTTGTGTCATTGCGTGATTATTGGTCGCACTTTGTGTTTAATAGATAGATTAGAATTAGATTGCCTTTCTTTATTAGATTTGGAATTATGATATTGGAGTAGAGGATCTGTGAAATcatagtcaaaattttttacaTTGCTCGTGAGAAATGAGGCTGTAAAACGAATTATATCAGTATCATTCCTTTAAGAGATTGAATTGCTTTTGTTAAGATATATTTATGCATGGGGTTTATGGTGATTTTagattgatttaaaatttttgttcaCATGATTAGGCAGAGTTTGGGTTGCCCCTAGTGACGTCTCTTTCAAATACTCAATTTATCCTAAATCAGAGACTATTTCAACCTTAACAGCTAAATTTTTAAACATGTTAAATATCTATATAATCCATGTACACTGACATGGACACAGGATATTATATGACACGGAACATACGGATACGCAAATTTAAAACTTATAAGACACAAGAACacgatatatatataaaatataaagtattttttttataaattgacatgatattttagtattttattgatattaaaatataaattaatttttaattatttttaatatatttgttttaattatataaaatatttaaaatatatttgattttaataattaataatatatactatttgtAAACTCATTTCAAGAATACATTTTAAGAATAAAACTGGACACTGATACGAGATGGTATTTAAGTTCGTCAAAGCATGTTTGGagaagaatttttattttttattaagacaatGTTGGATGCAGAAGACACATGTATCAGACGAGTGTCGATGTGTGTCGTGTCCGAAAACTAGGAGCCCGTGAAGAAAAGACATAAATGAAATCGCATCGCACTCAAAAACCGACAATATACATAAGCAAAAACAACAGaagtataatatatatatacatatatatatatacatatatatatatatatatatatatatatgtatatatatatatatatgattcaaGAAGTTATACATAACAATATTAGTCTTGACCTACGAAGGTAAGGCAGACTAGTTAATATAATACAACCCAAAAATATGACAGAATCATAAACATAAATTCTGTTTCTCCAGaatcaacctctaagaggaatatacaattttaatatacaacagtggagtattatatatatatatatatatatatctatattatatatatatatatataatatatatatatatatatattatatatatatatgattcaaGAAGTTATACATAACAATATTAGTCTTGACCTACGAAGGTAAGGCAGACTAGTTAATATAATACCACCCAAAAATATGATAGAATCATAAACATAAATTCTGTTTTTCCAGaatcaacctctaagaggaatatataatttataatatacaacagtggagaatatatatatagggCAATTTACTCAAATAAATAAACTGCTTGAAATGTTTACCCAAATACATAAAATGGAATCTTCCTACGTGAATGTGCAAAACGAGTTCTATGTAATCCGTGGCAAGTTAACACGGTTTTGGATTTATACGTAAACCGTGGGAGGTTCCCACGGTTTAGGAACAAGGCAAGGcatgcataaaccgtggtaggttaccacggtttatgaagaaaaCGACATGAATATAAACCTTTGTGgcctaccacggtttatgaaggagGAGTGATGTGCATAAAACCCTGAAAGTTCCCACAGTTTACAATCACGGAaactctatatatatatgtgagTGATTCAAGCTCTATAAGAGATCATTTTCGCAATGGCAAGTGAGGGAGAGAGTTTTCTAGCCTTAGTGCATTGCTGTggcaaaattaaaaaaagtaaaagcgATGGTGTGAAGTTCACTGATAGAGAACCACTGAGTATTTTCATCAGTTCGTCAAGCTCCTTATCAGATTTGAAGAACAGCATCTTGCAGAAGCTTGGCGTGTTTGGTAGCAAGTGGGTGAAGAAACTATACTACAAGATCCCCATCGCAGTTGTCTCGACCGGTGTTAAGTATGATACCTTTGTGGTTAAGGCTGATGAAGATCTTAGGGTTTTGTTCCATTGCGTAAGGAGTTTTCGGAGATCAGAATCCATGAGTTGTTCGCGAAGTTGGAGGTCGGTGTTGAAAGTTCTGGGGCATCCGCTCCAGTTCCTGGCTCGACTGCCGCCGGAGGTGCATCTAGTTCGATGCCTACGGTCAGACCGTATCATCCACCAGTAGCATCCCCTTCATTCGCGGCTGATTTAGACCGAACAGAGGTTGTTGGTTCTGTAACTTTGGAGAATGCAGCAGTCGTTGAGCCTCCTCACGATGT
The genomic region above belongs to Arachis stenosperma cultivar V10309 chromosome 5, arast.V10309.gnm1.PFL2, whole genome shotgun sequence and contains:
- the LOC130980356 gene encoding uncharacterized protein LOC130980356, translating into MATNIWHAKWKQVEENDQEEDEDEELEALSLCDLPVNSIEQEDLPRKPPASQISETREAEFDFCSWGGPVEMCSADEVFFQGQMLPLCVSSKSTTSQRYGQKHEWLFESRSESMDHFSSSEFHSSSSRSSSLRSQNSCSSTSSTTITTRTTRTSNARREVRGHQFYTHHPSPKPQLKANITRQGSFGNNHGRKSSSAWDIFRLGVVPAPEIGLQDIKVRSTNNVNSKNYSNFNFNFNANVATTNNSVEMSNNISGKSKNVLKQFMNKGSGLFSGCKCSSIETVEADIAMIGGHTKKSNETEGTVHAMKEKVVEQKRQNSKVKQGKKGVPRHQQSFEWMKGLLNNTKYHDEEALLSSSS